The following are encoded together in the Drosophila takahashii strain IR98-3 E-12201 chromosome X, DtakHiC1v2, whole genome shotgun sequence genome:
- the LOC108060287 gene encoding uncharacterized protein, with the protein MQRSYPLIACPLVRPRCHGLIGGVWNGFRRAMASDSWGQDGRGSGPKTPKASATSTVISDAGSYSRGTNTGALERRINREDNMWRDRSYIDTKWLNPRDPSAYRPNFRQTEPTSLRKQFMRSPDEISREVMGRDWEETVKSYKRSAAAMGPGQRGGGRNEAWQAADNTRNRQQHLQLMQMQQQQEQQQQQQQQQQQQEKKQQQNYWGRCHLEPPKDQ; encoded by the coding sequence ATGCAGCGCTCTTATCCACTGATTGCCTGTCCCCTGGTGCGGCCGCGTTGCCATGGATTGATTGGCGGCGTTTGGAATGGTTTTCGTAGGGCCATGGCGTCGGATTCCTGGGGTCAGGATGGTCGTGGAAGTGGTCCCAAAACTCCTAAGGCCAGCGCCACATCCACTGTGATTAGCGATGCGGGCTCCTATTCGCGTGGCACGAATACGGGCGCCTTGGAGCGTCGCATCAATCGCGAGGATAATATGTGGCGCGATCGCAGTTATATCGATACGAAGTGGCTAAATCCCCGTGATCCCTCCGCCTATCGACCGAATTTCCGTCAAACTGAGCCCACTTCGCTGCGAAAGCAGTTCATGCGCAGCCCCGATGAAATCTCACGCGAGGTGATGGGTCGCGATTGGGAGGAGACCGTCAAGTCCTATAAACGTAGTGCTGCTGCCATGGGCCCCGGCCAAAGGGGCGGCGGACGCAACGAGGCGTGGCAGGCAGCGGATAATACACGTAATCGCCAGCAGCATTTGCAATTGATGCaaatgcaacagcaacaggaacagcagcagcaacagcagcaacagcagcaacagcaagaaaagaaacagcaacaaaactATTGGGGCAGATGCCACTTGGAACCACCCAAGGATCAATAA